One window of the Mycobacterium xenopi genome contains the following:
- a CDS encoding WXG100 family type VII secretion target produces MTINYQFGDVDAHGATIRAQAAALEAEHQAIIRDVLAAGDFWGGAGSTACQQFITELGRNFQVIYEQANAHGQKVQTASSNMASTDSAVGSSWA; encoded by the coding sequence ATGACCATCAACTACCAATTCGGCGACGTTGACGCTCACGGTGCCACGATTCGGGCGCAGGCGGCGGCGTTGGAGGCCGAGCATCAGGCGATCATCCGTGATGTGCTGGCCGCCGGTGACTTCTGGGGTGGCGCCGGGTCGACGGCGTGCCAACAGTTCATCACCGAGCTGGGCCGCAACTTCCAGGTGATCTACGAGCAGGCCAACGCCCACGGCCAAAAGGTGCAAACCGCCAGCAGCAACATGGCCAGCACCGACAGCGCCGTCGGCTCCAGCTGGGCCTAA
- a CDS encoding ESX secretion-associated protein EspG — MDQQSTRTDITVNVEGLWLLQALLDIRHVAPELRCRPFVSTESMDWLNEHPGMEVMREQGIVVEDKVNDQVAERMRVLAAPDLEVIALLSRGKLRYGVIEPEEGQEQPVGSRDIPDNEFRVVLARRGTHWVSAVRVADEITIDDVAITDTPSIAALVFDGLESIHHAEPAQINAVNVPLDEMLEATKAWQNAGFNVFSGGDLRRLGISAATVAALGQALADPQAEAAVYARQYRDDAKGPSASVLSLKDGSGGRIALYQQARTAGSGETWLAICPATPQLVQVGVKTVLETLPFGEWKTHRRV; from the coding sequence ATGGATCAGCAGAGCACCCGTACCGACATCACCGTCAATGTCGAGGGCTTGTGGTTGCTGCAGGCGTTGCTCGACATCCGCCACGTCGCACCCGAACTGCGGTGCCGGCCGTTCGTGTCCACCGAGTCCATGGACTGGCTCAACGAGCACCCCGGCATGGAGGTGATGCGCGAACAAGGCATCGTCGTCGAAGACAAAGTCAACGACCAAGTGGCCGAGCGGATGCGGGTGCTGGCCGCGCCTGATCTGGAGGTCATCGCGCTGCTGTCGCGGGGCAAGCTGCGCTACGGCGTCATCGAACCAGAGGAGGGACAGGAGCAGCCGGTCGGCTCCCGCGACATCCCCGACAACGAGTTCCGTGTGGTGCTGGCACGCCGCGGAACGCATTGGGTGTCGGCGGTGCGGGTCGCCGACGAAATCACCATCGACGACGTGGCAATCACCGACACCCCGTCGATCGCGGCGCTGGTGTTCGACGGGCTCGAGTCCATTCACCACGCCGAACCGGCGCAGATCAACGCGGTCAACGTGCCGCTGGACGAAATGCTGGAAGCCACCAAGGCGTGGCAGAACGCCGGGTTCAACGTCTTCTCCGGCGGGGATCTGCGACGGCTGGGCATCAGCGCCGCCACAGTGGCCGCACTCGGGCAGGCGCTGGCGGATCCTCAGGCCGAAGCTGCGGTCTACGCACGCCAGTACCGCGACGACGCCAAGGGTCCCAGCGCATCGGTGTTGTCACTCAAAGACGGGTCGGGCGGTCGTATCGCGCTCTACCAACAGGCCCGCACCGCCGGCTCGGGTGAAACGTGGCTGGCAATCTGCCCCGCCACTCCGCAACTGGTGCAGGTAGGGGTGAAGACCGTTTTAGAAACCCTTCCCTTCGGGGAGTGGAAAACGCATCGAAGAGTTTAA